From Schizosaccharomyces pombe strain 972h- genome assembly, chromosome: II, the proteins below share one genomic window:
- the orm1 gene encoding ORMDL family protein, with product MGSSSSRRRSSSLVTKVPKPTIDDRLDQGSATNYNSNWVNYKGAWVIHIVLIAALRLIFHAIPSVSRELAWTLTNLTYMAGSFIMFHWVTGTPFEFNGGAYDRLTMWEQLDEGNQYTPARKYLLVLPIILFLMSTHYTHYNGWMFLVNIWALFMVLIPKLPAVHRKRIFGIQKLSLRDDDNDSIPR from the coding sequence ATGGGCAGCAGTAGTAGCAGAAGAAGGTCTTCCTCCCTGGTCACTAAGGTACCTAAACCCACGATTGATGATCGTTTAGACCAAGGCTCAGCCACGAATTATAACTCTAATTGGGTGAACTATAAGGGCGCATGGGTTATCCACATTGTCTTGATTGCAGCTCTTCGTCTTATTTTCCATGCTATTCCTTCAGTGTCACGCGAATTAGCATGGACCCTCACTAATCTTACATATATGGCTGGTTCATTCATCATGTTTCATTGGGTTACTGGAACTCCATTCGAGTTCAACGGTGGTGCCTATGATCGCCTTACCATGTGGGAGCAATTAGATGAAGGAAATCAATACACACCAGCCCGTAAATATCTTTTAGTTCTACCCATTATACTATTCCTAATGAGTACTCATTACACCCACTATAACGGTTGGATGTTCTTGGTCAACATTTGGGCCCTGTTTATGGTTTTAATCCCTAAACTGCCTGCCGTTCACCGGAAGAGAATTTTTggtattcaaaaactttccCTCCGTGATGATGATAATGACAGTATTCCTCGTTAG
- the pmk1 gene encoding MAP kinase Pmk1, whose protein sequence is MDRRHRVYRVFNQEMYVEPNFKVVKELGQGAYGIVCAARNVASKDQEAVAIKKITNVFSKSILTKRALREIKLLIHFRNHRNITCIYDLDIINPYNFNEVYIYEELMEADLNAIIKSGQPLTDAHFQSFIYQILCGLKYIHSANVIHRDLKPGNLLVNADCELKICDFGLARGCSENPEENPGFMTEYVATRWYRAPEIMLSFSSYHKGIDVWSVGCILAELLGGTPLFKGKDFVHQLNLILHQLGTPDEETLSHISSSRAQEYVRSLPKQRPIPFETNFPKANPLALDLLAKLLAFDPNRRISVDDALEHPYLAVWHDPSDEPVCDSVFDFSFEYIEDANELRRVILDEVLNFRQKVRRRSHPTNPTVNIPQPAQTVPSNDNGSFNVSSSSSSQTSNKKRHDHSYNETAAIDHKSDDNRHN, encoded by the exons ATGGACCGTCGACATCGTGTTTACCGTGTGTTTAACCAGGAGATGTATGTCGAGCCTAATTTTAAG GTAGTGAAGGAGTTGGGTCAAGGCGCTTACGGCATTGTTTGTGCAGCAAGAAACGTGGCTAGCAAAGATCAAGAGGCTGTAgccataaaaaaaattacgaaTGTGTTTTCTAAATCCATTCTTACAAAAAGAGCTTTGAGAGAGATAAAACTGCTGATTCATTTTCGTAATCATCGTAAC ATTACTTGCATTTACGATCTCGACATTATAAATCCATACAATTTTAATGAAGTTTACATTTACGAAGAGTTG ATGGAGGCCGATTTGAATGCTATTATTAAATCCGGTCAGCCATTAACGGATGCGCATTTTCAATCATTCATTTACCAGATACTTTGTGGTTTAAAGTATATTCATTCTGCCAACGTTATTCATCGTGACTTAAAGCCAGGTAATCTTTTAGTTAACGCTGATTGTGAGCTGAAAATTTGCGATTTTGGCCTCGCTCGCGGATGTTCTGAAAATCCAGAAGAAAATCCTGGTTTTATGACGGAGTATGTGGCAACGCGCTGGTACAGAGCTCCGGAAATTATGCTTTCGTTCAGCAGCTATCATAAAGGTATTGATGTTTGGAGTGTTGGTTGCATTTTGGCAGAGCTATTAGGTGGAACCCCTTTGTTTAAGGGAAAAGATTTTGTTCATCagttaaatttaattttgcatCAACTTGGCACACCTGATGAGGAAACCCTGTCTCATATAAGCAGTTCCCGTGCACAGGAGTATGTTCGAAGCTTGCCAAAGCAAAGACCTATTCCTTTTGAAACCAATTTTCCTAAAGCCAATCCTTTGGCTCTTGACCTGCTTGCTAAGCTCTTGGCTTTCGACCCCAACAGACGTATTTCGGTTGACGATGCTTTAGAACATCCCTATTTAGCTGTTTGGCATGATCCCTCTGACGAACCTGTGTGTGATTCCGTCTTTGATTTCAGCTTTGAATACATTGAGGATGCAAATGAGTTACGCCGTGTCATTTTAGATGAAGTTTTAAACTTCCGTCAGAAAGTCCGACGCCGCTCTCATCCAACAAACCCAACAGTCAACATCCCGCAACCAGCCCAAACCGTTCCATCTAATGACAATGGTTCTTTCAATGTTAGTAGCTCTTCATCCTCTCAAACCTCTAACAAAAAGCGCCATGATCATTCTTATAATGAAACTGCTGCTATAGACCATAAGTCTGATGATAATCGCCATAACTAA
- the vps15 gene encoding serine/threonine protein kinase Vps15 encodes MGIQLSTIQTPQFHELFEEELPEYHNERSLGDSHFLRTFRMQDRKGYDVLIKVFVNKLPEISLSSIVNLLKEEQENISYRVPNAVPYIKTLVTLRAAYLVRPYVTHNLYDRISTRPFLELTEKKWIMFQLLKGISDCHRLGVCHGDIKSENILITSWNWAYLSDFSSFKPTYLPEDNPADYGYFFDTSSRRVCNIAPERFVPASQLQPAPLSPAMDIFSLGCVFAELLLEESPLFTLSQLFSYKAHGSYDLQSVLEQIEDKSTQNMILSMLDRDPSQRLSADAYLQKYRGTVFPACFYDTLYDYCIGLVDPSGILSAKQPNDACSLYGSRIDDIYRDIMPPNNNDISNLMHTPHEYNGIDSYSVPLFTTLDEFYNKNPAAKNWYLRLYNTMQEKKGFEDKEQGSTPAPSPSVIEDISSIETDENHLYGAAVLLPIVLSTIRHVNTRESKINALSLVQILSRNICDESKLDTVLPFVMTLLRDQYADVRISALITITRLVSNVTSIAPINAFLFQEYLFPDLQHFLFDMNSRTRATYASCLPILAKQASKFLNLAQSLRNAGILSFPESEYENINHGKAELLFETGRHDLVVTVERHVSTLLADSSSIVRRSLLNALAPLCVFFGKAKSNDLILSHLITYLNDTDWMLRCAFFESITGLSIFIGPRSVDEYILPLMLQALVDPEPAVLESVLGSFSGLIELHLFEKLVVVDILQLVLPLVAVPNAYIRRAALSVIYSAYQSFDDIDRDCIVTPLLRPYLMSNLCDINSLEKLDQFILPMVSDSVWSTLTRWYEESENSSFWKCDKDASYSSLDVSNDSLLGRTKNLQKREIMHHAEVYTHKKISLTGHVIITSTEMLELSEDDQKWADIIKEMGVDVKHLWVLANLRDYVKKTKINLNGINYKRQSGLRELNTYPNAPLHILPETIFWNPERPPSSSIANETFLDRNSYAESIQTSRSYNDDLIARDPIAYVGTDMTNAFGTTTKPKDVSQSDIKVDINRESNSDNGETITGTHDVYRQTDNPEIKLPSDTASSKVDTHNPTVTQPTDDTGGLNSYNTENPLLTNNTLEPSSVEAIVSSKDSDKHAKESKGKSLAPLISSRVSTNDTTNVAGIRSQRSFTTHIDLKKLTTRQNGAKKSSYTGTNPCVLNYLNKIYAEAAASTLNVGAAVSPSWASNIPLRRRTKVSAKAANKIVQTHEWHPEGSRVAQIYLGSLLDGGTKKVLVSPDSSFFVTLGSDGVVRAWQLVESVRHISTMRCECRLSYGHTRRNGERNRFSVVNGCFLGNTYAFASVTQDGSVEVHRLDVNNQRHTLISAGRIPNLDFSDSVTSMEASTFHDGSIRLVVVTKWSRIVYLDVGMMRVLSSDQLPLQCGSATSVVVSEGCNWALIGTTKGWLLLWDLRFGTLSCSWHMPARIDQMHLLLDVTKKRSNVNEYTSGNNNSPVTKVPGSSSTSSSSTQPINSTIPINPLENHGMLNSFGSTTVSISFSVLTNLDNKEVNLEDAVPASHRSASGIVNFDVEKGKTEEVFLENWNSSLTSPIPVSVGIDAFNEKKKFDIDSGNDMGLRDLNTKFDSPWPCISSPIYRYRGPSAGSVEREPLFLIAASGSPHAFIWNPHNVSASSSVTNDSESSKLSLIHNKPPIYQKVSEQQNVRPKSSGVSRPLLFLQQQKNLPSENRLHPIVDMAFLYQPYAIVLIVDAFGSLELWT; translated from the exons ATGGGGATTCAGCTTTCCACTATCCAGACCCCCCAATTCCATGAATTGTTCGAGGAAGAGCTTCCAGAATATCACAATGAAAGAAG TCTAGGGGATTCACATTTTTTGCGAACGTTTCGCATGCAAGATCGCAAGGGATATGATGTTTTAATCAAagtatttgtaaataaacttCCGGAAATTTCGTTGTCAAGCATTGTAAATTTGTTGAAGG AGGAGCAAGAGAATATCTCATATAGAGTGCCAAATGCCGTACCCTATATAAAAACGTTGGTTACGCTTCGCGCTGCCTACCTGGTGCGTCCATACGTGACTCACAATTTGTATGATAGAATTTCTACTAGGCCCTTTCTTGAGTTGACTGAAAAAAAGTGGATAATgtttcaattattaaaggGAATTTCCGATTGTCATAGACTTGGTGTTTGTCATGGTGATATTAAATCGgaaaacattttaattacttCTTGGAATTGGGCTTATCTATCGGACTTTAGCTCTTTTAAACCTACTTATTTGCCAGAGGATAATCCTGCTGACTACGgctatttttttgacaCTTCATCTCGAAGAGTCTGTAATATCGCTCCCGAAAGATTTGTTCCTGCATCGCAATTACAACCTGCTCCATTATCGCCTGCAATGGATATTTTTAGTCTTGGATGTGTGTTTGCAGAACTGCTTTTGGAGGAGTCGCCTCTTTTTACGCTTTCTCAGCTTTTTAGCTACAAGGCCCATGGGTCTTACGATTTACAGTCTGTTCTTGAGCAAATCGAGGATAAGAGTACCCAA AACATGATTCTAAGTATGCTAGACAGAGATCCCAGTCAACGATTGTCGGCTGATGCCTATTTGCAGAAATATCGAGGAACCGTTTTTCCTGCATGCTTTTATGACACTTTGTATGATTACTGTATTGGTTTAGTCGATCCAAGCGGAATTCTTTCTGCCAAGCAGCCTAATGACGCTTGCAGTTTGTATGGTTCTCGAATTGACGACATTTACAGAGATATTATGCCCCCAAATAATAATGACATTTCAAACCTTATGCACACCCCTCATGAATATAATGGAATAGATTCTTATTCTGTACCCCTTTTTACCACACTTGAtgaattttataataaaaaccCTGCTGCCAAGAATTGGTATCTAAGACTGTATAATACTAtgcaagaaaaaaaaggatttgaGGATAAAGAGCAAGGTTCCACACCTGCACCTTCTCCTTCAGTCATTGAGGATATTTCATCTATTGAAACGGATGAAAATCATCTTTATGGTGCCGCTGTTCTTCTTCCCATAGTTCTTTCCACTATTAGACACGTGAATACAAGAGAATCTAAGATAAACGCTTTAAGTTTGGTGCAAATTTTATCAAGGAACATCTGCGATGAGTCCAAACTTGATACAGTTTTACCTTTTGTTATGACTTTGCTTCGTGACCAATACGCCGATGTAAGGATTAGTGCGCTTATTACGATTACTCGCCTAGTTAGTAATGTAACCTCTATTGCTCCGATTAAtgcatttctttttcaggAGTATTTATTTCCTGACCTTCagcattttcttttcgatATGAATTCTCGTACTCGAGCAACATATGCATCCTGCCTTCCAATTTTAGCCAAACAAgcttccaaatttttaaatttggCTCAATCATTAAGGAATGCTGGTATTTTATCGTTTCCTGAATCCgaatatgaaaatataaatcatGGAAAGGCTGAATTGTTATTTGAAACCGGTCGACACGATTTAGTAGTTACTGTAGAAAGGCACGTTTCTACTCTTTTAGCGGACAGCTCTTCTATTGTTCGTAGATCTTTGCTGAATGCTTTGGCTCCGCTTTGTGTTTTTTTCGGTAAAGCAAAGTCTAACGATTTGATTTTGAGCCATCTGATAACTTACTTGAATGACACGGATTGGATGCTTCGTTgtgcattttttgaaagtatTACCGGTCTATCCATTTTCATCGGTCCAAGGAGTGTAGATGAGTATATACTTCCCTTGATGCTGCAGGCTTTAGTAGATCCTGAGCCAGCTGTCCTTGAGAGTGTCTTGGGATCTTTTTCTGGACTGATCGAATTACACTTATTTGAAAAGCTTGTTGTTGTTGATATCTTACAGCTTGTGCTTCCACTTGTTGCTGTACCTAATGCTTATATTCGAAGAGCTGCCTTGTCTGTTATTTACTCTGCATATCAAAGTTTTGATGATATTGATAGGGACTGTATTGTAACTCCTTTATTAAGACCTTACTTGATGTCCAATTTATGTGATATAAACTCTTTAGAAAAGCTAgatcaatttattttgcCTATGGTATCTGATAGTGTTTGGTCTACTTTGACCCGCTGGTATGAAGAATCCGAAAACTCAAGCTTTTGGAAGTGTGATAAAGATGCGTCTTACTCGTCTCTTGATGTAAGCAATGATTCGCTTTTAGGAAGAACcaaaaatttgcaaaagagAGAAATAATGCACCACGCAGAAGTGTATACTCACAAAAAAATCTCTCTAACTGGCCATGTGATTATAACTTCCACAGAAATGCTAGAGCTTAGTGAAGATGACCAGAAATGGGCTGACATCATTAAAGAAATGGGAGTTGATGTAAAGCACTTATGGGTACTGGCTAATTTGAGAGATTATGTTaagaaaacgaaaattaatttaaatggAATCAACTATAAACGACAAAGTGGATTACGGGAACTGAATACTTACCCTAATGCTCCCTTGCACATATTACCAGAAACCATTTTTTGGAACCCAGAAAGACCCCCTTCGTCTTCTATCGCCAATGAAACTTTCTTGGACAGAAATTCTTATGCAGAATCCATTCAAACAAGCCGCTCCTATAACGATGACTTAATTGCTCGAGATCCCATTGCATATGTAGGGACGGATATGACTAATGCTTTTGGTACGACCACAAAACCAAAAGACGTTTCACAATCAGATATCAAAGTTGATATTAATAGGGAGTCTAATTCTGATAATGGAGAGACCATTACTGGTACTCATGATGTATACAGACAAACGGACAATCCTGAAATTAAACTACCTTCAGACACTGCTAGCTCCAAGGTTGACACACACAATCCCACAGTCACTCAACCAACGGACGATACCGGTGGGTTGAATTCTTATAATACTGAGAACCCCTTACTCACAAATAATACTTTGGAGCCTTCCTCTGTAGAAGCAATAGTCTCTTCTAAAGATTCTGACAAACATGCTAAAGAATCGAAGGGGAAAAGCCTCGCACCGTTGATCTCTTCTAGGGTTTCAACGAATGATACAACTAATGTTGCCGGTATTCGAAGCCAAAGATCATTTACTACTCATATcgatttgaaaaagcttACCACGAGGCAAAATGGcgcaaaaaaatcatcGTATACTGGAACTAATCCATGCGtcttaaattatttaaataaaatttatgcAGAAGCAGCGGCTTCGACACTTAACGTTGGTGCTGCTGTTTCACCAAGCTGGGCTTCTAATATACCTTTGCGTCGTAGAACAAAGGTGTCTGCGAAGGCTGCGAATAAAATAGTTCAGACTCATGAATGGCATCCAGAAGGATCACGAGTTGCTCAGATATATTTAGGAAGCCTTCTTGATGGAGGTACGAAGAAAGTTTTGGTTAGTCCAGattcatcttttttcgTTACCTTGGGATCTGACGGTGTTGTAAGAGCATGGCAATTAGTTGAAAGTGTTCGTCATATTTCAACTATGAGATGTGAATGCCGATTAAGTTATGGGCATACGCGACGTAATGGCGAGAGGAATAGATTTTCTGTGGTCAATGGATGCTTTCTAGGTAATACATACGCTTTTGCTTCTGTTACTCAAGATGGCTCTGTGGAAGTTCACAGACTTGACGTTAACAATCAGCGGCATACTCTAATTTCGGCTGGTCGTATTCCCAATTTGGATTTCAGTGATTCTGTAACCTCCATGGAAGCTTCTACATTTCACGACGGGAGTATCCGTCTAGTCGTTGTTACAAAATGGTCACGCATCGTATACTTAGACGTGGGAATGATGAGGGTTTTGTCATCAGACCAATTACCATTACAGTGTGGGTCAGCTACTAGTGTAGTAGTTTCTGAGGGTTGTAATTGGGCTTTAATTGGGACTACCAAAGGATGGCTCTTACTTTGGGACCTCCGCTTTGGGACATTATCATGCTCTTGGCATATGCCAGCCAGGATTGATCAGATGCATCTTCTTTTAGATGTTACCAAAAAACGTAGCAACGTTAATGAGTATACTTCCGGAAATAACAATAGTCCCGTTACCAAGGTTCCAGGTAGCTCAAGTACAAGTTCAAGTAGTACTCAGCCAATTAACTCTACTATTCCCATCAATCCTTTAGAAAATCACGGAATGTTAAACTCGTTTGGAAGCACTACAGTCAGTATCAGTTTTAGCGTCCTTACCAACTTGGATAATAAAGAAGTTAATCTTGAAGATGCAGTTCCAGCGAGTCACAGATCCGCTTCAGGCATAGTAAATTTTGACGTTGAAAAAGGGAAAACCGAAGAGGTTTTCTTAGAAAACTGGAATTCTTCACTCACCAGTCCGATTCCGGTATCTGTTGGAATTGAtgcttttaatgaaaaaaaaaagtttgataTAGATTCTGGCAATGACATGGGATTAAGAGATTTGAATACCAAATTCGACTCTCCTTGGCCTTGTATATCTAGTCCAATCTATAGGTACAGAGGTCCGTCTGCAGGTTCTGTCGAACGAGAGCCACTTTTTCTCATTGCCGCTTCTGGAAGCCCTCATGCGTTTATTTGGAATCCCCACAATGTCTCTGCTAGTTCGTCGGTGACCAACGACTCCGAGAGTTCAAAACTATCTTTAATACATAACAAACCTCCTATCTACCAAAAAGTCTCTGAACAACAGAATGTACGCCCAAAGTCTTCGGGAGTGTCAAGGCCTCTTCTATTCCTTCAACAGCAAAAGAATCTACCTAGCGAAAATCGTCTGCACCCCATCGTTGACATGGCCTTCTTGTACCAACCGTACGCTATAGTGCTTATTGTTGACGCTTTTGGTAGTCTTGAACTCTGGACCTAG
- the sco1 gene encoding copper chaperone Sco1 — protein sequence MFRRGLVFSRHCHYSLIRPRFPLNRTCLARFADGRKNLATDNRTQTYQSWRGMISIRALLLAAATSVGLYAYFQHEKKKVLERQNDKVLATIGRPQLGGAFSLIDHHGNRVTDNDFKGKFSLIYFGFTRCPDICPDELDKMSAAIDIVNNVVGDVVYPIFITCDPARDPPQEMAEYLEDFNPKIVGLTGSYEEIKDICKKFRVYFSTPKNIDPKKDDYLVDHSVFFYLMDPEGKFIEVFGRNSTSEDLARAIGSYYLSRKKQK from the coding sequence ATGTTTCGAAGGGGTTTAGTTTTCTCTAGGCATTGTCATTACAGCTTGATTCGTCCTCGATTTCCTTTGAATCGTACGTGCCTAGCGCGTTTTGCCGACGGTCGCAAAAATCTAGCTACTGACAATCGAACGCAGACATACCAATCATGGCGTGGAATGATTTCTATAAGAGCATTGCTTCTTGCAGCTGCAACAAGCGTTGGCCTTTATGCTTATTTCCAacatgaaaagaaaaaagtgtTGGAGAGGCAAAACGACAAGGTTTTGGCTACCATAGGTCGTCCCCAATTAGGAGgtgctttttctttaattgatCATCATGGAAATCGAGTTACTGATAACGATTTCAAGGGAAAATTTTCCTTAATCTACTTTGGTTTCACCAGATGCCCCGACATTTGCCCCGACGAGCTCGACAAAATGTCAGCAGCTATTGatattgtaaacaatgttGTTGGAGACGTGGTTTATCCTATTTTCATAACCTGTGATCCAGCCCGTGATCCTCCGCAAGAAATGGCTGAATACCTTGAAGATTTCAATCCTAAAATCGTTGGTCTCACAGGATCCtatgaagaaataaaagatatttgtaaaaaattccGAGTCTATTTTTCTACCCCTAAGAACATTGACCCTAAAAAGGATGATTATCTGGTTGACCACTCGGTATTCTTCTACTTGATGGATCCAGAGGGTAAGTTCATTGAAGTATTTGGTCGCAACTCTACCTCTGAAGATTTAGCTCGTGCAATCGGTTCTTACTATTTGTCCCGAAAGAAAcagaaataa
- the lsb1 gene encoding SH3 domain-containing protein — MDHKNYLNHVIRGIYNDFQFLVDEGVVERSALDWVHANIHLQDGPASPVTAPAAQPVESSVPLPLPKRKSSVEKRAGSVASAVAAMSLSQNSGEKRTPEEPRKLPGVPAPQKQSEASSVNSSTEKLPPPPSYPGPNTAHKNVERVLAMYDFPGPDAGDLGFHAGEVIIVLEHVNNDWWRGELNGKEGIFPSNYVRLLEDSAVKAQPPPPPPQQNYPPAASSSAPPMQYQQTAYPPQQAPYPPVQAYPQAPQQPIVVAQPTEHKHSSTFKKIGSGLGSAFVFGAGATAGADLVNSIF, encoded by the coding sequence ATGGATCATAAAAACTACCTGAATCATGTTATTCGTGGAATCTACAACGACTTCCAATTCCTTGTTGATGAGGGCGTAGTTGAAAGGAGTGCTTTGGATTGGGTTCACGCAAATATCCATTTACAGGACGGTCCCGCTAGTCCTGTAACTGCTCCAGCTGCTCAACCTGTTGAGTCCTCAGTACCCCTTCCCTTGCCCAAGCGGAAGAGCTCTGTGGAAAAAAGAGCAGGATCGGTAGCGTCTGCCGTAGCAGCAATGTCTTTGTCTCAAAACTCTGGAGAAAAGAGGACACCCGAGGAACCTCGTAAGCTGCCTGGAGTGCCTGCCCCACAGAAGCAAAGCGAGGCTTCAAGTGTCAATTCATCTACCGAGAAGCTTCCCCCTCCTCCCAGCTATCCTGGACCCAATACTGCCCATAAGAACGTTGAGCGGGTTTTGGCGATGTACGACTTTCCTGGCCCTGATGCTGGTGATTTAGGTTTCCATGCTGGCGAAGTTATCATTGTACTTGAGCATGTCAATAACGATTGGTGGCGTGGTGAATTGAATGGAAAGGAAGGAATCTTCCCTTCTAACTATGTGCGTTTGTTGGAAGATTCTGCCGTTAAAGCTCAacctcctcctcctccaCCACAGCAAAACTATCCCCCAGCAGCATCTTCTTCGGCACCTCCCATGCAGTATCAGCAAACAGCATATCCACCTCAGCAAGCACCATATCCACCTGTCCAAGCCTATCCTCAGGCGCCTCAACAACCCATCGTGGTTGCACAACCGACCGAGCACAAGCACTCATCAACATTCAAGAAGATTGGTAGTGGTTTGGGTTCTGCATTTGTATTCGGTGCTGGTGCAACTGCTGGCGCTGATCTCGTcaattccattttttaa